The following coding sequences lie in one Tichowtungia aerotolerans genomic window:
- the ilvC gene encoding ketol-acid reductoisomerase translates to MGQNYFNTLTFAQKLSELGTCRFMDAAEFSNGTEAAKGKKIVIVGCGAQGLNQGLNMRDSGLDVSYTLRDAAIAEKRQSYLNATDNGFSVGTYAEMLPTADIVMNLAPDKQHSNVVETVVPLMKQGAVFCYAHGFNIVEEGTRIREDLTVIMVAPKSPGSEVREEYKRGFGVPTLIACHGENDPNGNGLEIAKALCVAQGGDRAGVLESSFVAEVKSDLLGEQTILCGMLQAGALLCYDKMTASGIDKAWAVQLIQYGWETITEALKQGGITNMMDRLTNPAKLKAFELSEELKLIMRPLFEKHMDDIISGEFSRIMMEDWANDDVKLLTWRKATGETEFEKVEAAGDITEQEHFDKAILMVAMVKAGVELAFEVMVEAGIQPESAYYESLHETPLIANTIARKKLFEMNRIISDTAEYGCYLFAHAAVPLLEDFMKAVDTDVIGKGLELTDLSVDNQLLVEVNAEIRNHLVEIVGEDLRASMGAMKALAR, encoded by the coding sequence ATGGGTCAGAACTATTTCAATACATTGACATTTGCGCAGAAGCTTTCAGAGCTCGGCACCTGCCGTTTTATGGATGCTGCTGAATTTTCGAACGGAACCGAAGCGGCCAAAGGCAAAAAGATTGTGATCGTCGGATGCGGCGCACAGGGCCTTAACCAGGGACTGAACATGCGCGACAGCGGTTTGGATGTGTCTTACACGCTGCGCGATGCTGCCATTGCTGAGAAACGTCAGTCCTATCTGAATGCAACGGATAATGGATTTTCGGTTGGGACGTATGCGGAAATGCTGCCGACTGCCGATATCGTTATGAACCTCGCGCCCGATAAACAGCACTCCAATGTGGTGGAGACGGTTGTTCCGCTCATGAAGCAGGGCGCAGTTTTCTGCTACGCTCATGGTTTTAATATTGTCGAAGAAGGCACCCGGATTCGCGAGGATCTGACGGTCATTATGGTTGCCCCGAAATCCCCGGGCTCCGAAGTCCGTGAAGAGTACAAGCGCGGCTTTGGTGTGCCGACCCTGATTGCCTGCCACGGAGAAAACGATCCGAATGGAAACGGCCTTGAAATCGCGAAGGCGCTTTGTGTTGCGCAGGGCGGAGACCGTGCCGGTGTTCTGGAATCCTCCTTTGTGGCGGAAGTGAAGTCCGACCTTTTGGGTGAGCAGACGATCCTCTGCGGGATGCTCCAGGCCGGTGCGCTGCTTTGCTACGACAAGATGACAGCCAGCGGCATCGATAAGGCATGGGCTGTTCAGCTGATTCAGTACGGATGGGAAACCATTACCGAGGCGTTGAAGCAGGGCGGTATTACCAACATGATGGATCGCCTGACCAACCCGGCTAAACTGAAAGCCTTTGAGCTGTCGGAAGAGCTGAAGCTCATCATGCGCCCGCTGTTCGAAAAACACATGGACGACATCATTTCCGGAGAGTTCTCTCGCATTATGATGGAAGACTGGGCCAACGATGATGTGAAACTGCTGACCTGGCGCAAGGCGACTGGCGAAACCGAATTCGAGAAGGTCGAAGCTGCCGGCGACATCACAGAGCAGGAACACTTTGATAAAGCCATTCTGATGGTTGCGATGGTGAAAGCCGGTGTTGAGCTGGCCTTTGAAGTGATGGTTGAGGCAGGCATTCAGCCGGAATCGGCCTACTACGAGTCTCTGCACGAAACTCCGCTCATCGCGAATACGATTGCCCGGAAAAAGCTTTTTGAAATGAATCGCATTATTTCCGATACCGCAGAGTATGGTTGCTACCTGTTTGCTCATGCGGCCGTTCCGCTGCTTGAGGACTTCATGAAAGCCGTCGATACGGATGTGATCGGTAAAGGGCTTGAGTTGACCGATTTGTCGGTTGATAACCAGCTGCTGGTCGAGGTCAACGCGGAAATTCGCAACCATTTGGTTGAGATTGTCGGGGAAGATCTCCGGGCTTCTATGGGAGCCATGAAAGCGCTGGCTCGTTAA
- the ilvY gene encoding HTH-type transcriptional activator IlvY — MNTHELNTFLILTDKLHFGQASRACNLSPSALTRSIQRLEEELDQRLFTRDNRNVALTPAGELFKTYALRAQADWKALMNDLHDAPLISGTLSIYASITAVYSLLPSLLEAYRTAHPHVQIELNSGAAEQSVNQVLAGEIDLAVAALPDRPAGHIEFLPLTEIPLVFIAPISGEFATPPLKGKQLDLMQAPLVLPRNGLSRARLDQWMKDHAILPDIRSEVSGNEALIAMVRLGCGIGVVPQLVLERSPFRDEVQVIGNAPKLAPYTVGLCATKRSLHRPAVQAFWQQADRLPPKRTENATSQ; from the coding sequence ATGAACACCCACGAACTGAATACATTTCTGATACTGACGGACAAACTCCACTTCGGGCAGGCCAGTCGTGCGTGCAACCTGAGCCCGTCAGCCCTGACCCGTTCCATTCAAAGGCTGGAAGAAGAACTCGATCAAAGGCTGTTCACTCGCGACAACCGCAACGTAGCCCTTACTCCGGCCGGCGAACTCTTCAAGACCTATGCACTTCGGGCACAGGCTGACTGGAAAGCTCTTATGAACGATCTCCATGACGCTCCGCTCATTTCAGGAACACTTTCCATTTACGCATCCATCACCGCCGTCTACAGCCTGCTTCCAAGCCTGCTCGAAGCCTACCGCACCGCACATCCGCACGTGCAGATCGAACTGAACTCCGGTGCCGCCGAACAATCCGTTAATCAAGTGCTCGCCGGAGAAATCGACTTAGCCGTCGCCGCCCTGCCCGACCGCCCCGCCGGACACATCGAATTCCTGCCTCTCACCGAAATCCCTCTGGTATTTATCGCGCCGATCAGCGGAGAATTCGCCACCCCGCCACTCAAGGGGAAACAGCTCGACCTGATGCAGGCCCCGCTGGTCCTTCCGCGCAACGGGCTCTCCCGTGCCCGACTGGACCAATGGATGAAAGACCACGCCATCCTTCCGGACATTCGCTCCGAGGTATCCGGAAACGAAGCCCTGATCGCCATGGTGCGGCTCGGTTGCGGCATTGGAGTCGTCCCTCAGCTCGTGCTTGAACGCAGCCCCTTCCGCGATGAAGTGCAGGTTATTGGAAACGCGCCGAAGCTCGCCCCCTACACCGTCGGCCTCTGCGCCACCAAACGCTCCCTGCACCGCCCCGCCGTTCAGGCATTCTGGCAGCAGGCAGATCGTTTACCCCCAAAGCGCACAGAAAACGCAACATCCCAATGA
- a CDS encoding peptidylprolyl isomerase — protein MKISVNGEAISPEVIQREVQNYRQKNLGANEKEAFDAVSSQMVDWTLIRQVATEKGPEVSAEEIEAGFERLCRSHGGREQFFQRFGLSEDRVDEVKLDVERNCRITKFLDELSKDVSAPAEDTVVAYYKEHKSEFVHPEKVHSMHIVKHPQDEASEQAAAAELTNIRQRLLAGEDFMTVANETSECNDTSPDLGEFARGQMVPEFELVVFSMQVGEISPVFKTQFGLHIATVTEKTAAAPMSLADCRARIEEILQHDLKNDAIGRWVDAEKERAEIEVSAE, from the coding sequence ATGAAAATCAGCGTTAACGGGGAAGCTATTTCACCTGAAGTCATCCAGCGGGAAGTTCAGAACTATCGCCAGAAAAATCTGGGTGCAAACGAAAAAGAAGCGTTTGATGCCGTGAGCAGCCAAATGGTCGACTGGACGTTAATTCGTCAGGTGGCGACTGAAAAAGGGCCTGAAGTTTCCGCAGAAGAAATTGAGGCCGGTTTTGAACGGCTGTGCCGCAGCCATGGCGGCAGGGAACAGTTCTTTCAGCGATTTGGGCTCTCGGAGGATCGCGTCGACGAGGTCAAGCTGGATGTCGAGCGGAACTGCCGGATCACCAAGTTTCTGGATGAGCTTTCAAAGGATGTGTCCGCTCCGGCCGAAGACACAGTCGTTGCATACTATAAAGAGCACAAAAGCGAGTTTGTTCATCCCGAAAAAGTGCACTCCATGCATATCGTAAAGCATCCTCAGGACGAAGCTTCCGAACAGGCTGCGGCTGCTGAGTTGACAAACATTCGCCAGCGTCTGCTGGCCGGTGAGGATTTTATGACCGTTGCCAACGAAACATCGGAGTGCAACGACACATCGCCGGATCTGGGCGAGTTTGCCCGCGGTCAGATGGTTCCCGAGTTCGAACTGGTGGTTTTTTCAATGCAGGTCGGCGAGATCTCTCCTGTCTTCAAAACCCAGTTTGGGCTGCATATTGCAACCGTAACCGAAAAAACAGCTGCCGCTCCGATGTCTCTGGCTGATTGCCGGGCCCGAATTGAAGAGATTCTGCAGCATGACCTCAAAAACGATGCCATCGGCAGGTGGGTCGATGCCGAAAAAGAGCGCGCTGAAATTGAAGTCAGCGCCGAATAA
- the mgtE gene encoding magnesium transporter: MKDINRTKEQIQFCIRGELWDQLFGLLEELHPADIADVIEDAQDEVQSRIFELLSDETKADVIAELDDSTEADILEELSVEEISDIADEMAPDDIADMLSELDEERSEEVLELMEEDSEEVRELLQYEEDTAGGRMTTDFVALPDTATVKEALIHIGSLKLDEPVYFAYVVDTNNILTGYVQIWQMLKTENRQKPLGLLAEENTLTVTPDTDQETVARIMSKYDLSSLPVIDIEGHLLGRVTVDDIIDVLEEEASEDIFKLAGSDDAELEDPSPFSSCKTRLPWLLITLGTGFVTSMILKGFMQSITTMEVLALSFFVPIVMGMGGNTGIQSATLIIRGLALDSFNEKALYRLLLREMATGMLMGAICGSVIGIWARFVIGSSTAFHPAFLALSVGLALFSAMMFAAIFGAAVPLILNRFKVDPAVASGPFVSASNDIFALLIYYGVTFLMISVLPV; encoded by the coding sequence ATGAAAGACATCAACCGCACTAAAGAACAGATCCAGTTCTGCATCCGCGGAGAATTGTGGGACCAGCTGTTTGGATTGCTCGAAGAACTGCACCCGGCAGATATTGCTGACGTTATTGAAGATGCGCAGGATGAGGTGCAAAGCCGCATCTTTGAACTGCTGAGCGATGAGACGAAAGCCGATGTGATCGCGGAGCTCGACGATTCAACGGAGGCAGACATCCTTGAAGAACTCAGCGTCGAGGAAATCTCCGACATTGCCGATGAAATGGCGCCGGATGATATCGCCGACATGCTCTCGGAACTTGATGAAGAGCGAAGCGAAGAAGTTCTGGAACTGATGGAGGAGGACTCCGAAGAGGTTCGGGAACTGCTGCAGTATGAAGAGGACACGGCCGGAGGACGGATGACCACGGACTTCGTGGCCCTGCCTGATACGGCCACAGTCAAAGAAGCCCTGATTCATATCGGCTCTCTGAAACTGGATGAACCAGTCTATTTCGCTTATGTCGTCGACACGAACAACATCCTGACCGGATACGTTCAGATCTGGCAGATGCTGAAGACAGAAAACCGCCAGAAGCCTCTCGGGCTTCTGGCGGAAGAAAATACGTTAACAGTAACTCCCGATACCGACCAGGAAACGGTCGCACGAATTATGTCCAAATATGACCTGTCCTCTTTGCCGGTTATTGACATAGAAGGTCATCTTCTCGGGCGTGTAACCGTGGATGATATCATTGATGTCCTGGAAGAAGAGGCCTCCGAAGATATTTTTAAACTGGCCGGTTCTGACGATGCGGAATTGGAAGACCCCTCCCCGTTTTCATCCTGTAAGACCCGACTGCCATGGCTGCTGATTACCCTCGGAACCGGGTTTGTAACCAGCATGATTCTGAAAGGGTTCATGCAAAGCATCACAACGATGGAAGTGCTGGCCCTCAGCTTCTTTGTTCCCATCGTTATGGGCATGGGAGGAAATACCGGAATCCAATCGGCTACACTGATTATTCGAGGACTGGCTCTTGACTCATTCAACGAAAAAGCCCTGTACCGACTCCTGCTTCGCGAAATGGCAACCGGCATGCTGATGGGAGCCATTTGCGGTTCTGTTATCGGGATATGGGCGCGATTTGTGATTGGCAGCAGCACCGCCTTCCATCCAGCCTTCTTAGCGCTTTCGGTGGGACTGGCGTTATTCAGCGCAATGATGTTCGCCGCGATTTTCGGAGCGGCGGTTCCGTTGATACTCAACCGATTCAAAGTGGATCCGGCGGTTGCTTCCGGTCCCTTCGTCAGTGCATCGAATGATATTTTCGCTCTGCTCATCTACTACGGCGTCACTTTTCTGATGATCTCTGTTCTGCCCGTGTAA
- the recO gene encoding DNA repair protein RecO: protein MILKTTAIPLYFTDVSNTSRIVTWLTADYGKLSTIIKGEQRKNSLFRGQYDLFSSSELLFYDRSDRGTHIAKECSILHRRPVFRTDWRACASAGYISALFAKTTPRHGHEPERFELFEEMLSYAESHGRDPLFLVWFDLQFADFMGHRLQLDDSNRERAAYRFAADHGGLVEPGYASKHRIPATPIAPESVALIKQLQAAPMPPDSDTPPANPAYLEQIERVLIKFAEHHYDLPPHVRQTAAAMLHAEILKGCIQP, encoded by the coding sequence ATGATTCTGAAAACGACAGCCATTCCACTCTATTTCACCGACGTATCCAATACGTCGCGTATCGTCACGTGGCTCACGGCCGATTACGGAAAGCTGTCGACCATCATCAAAGGAGAGCAACGCAAAAACAGTCTGTTTCGCGGACAGTACGATCTGTTTTCTTCCAGTGAGCTTCTGTTTTATGATCGCAGCGACCGAGGGACCCATATCGCGAAAGAATGCTCCATACTTCATCGCCGTCCGGTGTTTCGTACCGACTGGCGGGCATGCGCGTCCGCCGGCTATATTTCCGCGCTGTTCGCCAAAACCACGCCGCGCCACGGCCATGAACCGGAACGCTTTGAGCTGTTTGAAGAAATGCTTTCGTATGCCGAAAGCCACGGGCGCGATCCTCTTTTTCTGGTCTGGTTTGATCTGCAGTTTGCAGACTTCATGGGGCATCGGCTGCAATTGGACGACAGTAACCGGGAACGGGCAGCATATCGCTTCGCTGCAGATCACGGAGGACTCGTCGAGCCGGGCTATGCCAGCAAACATCGCATTCCGGCCACACCAATTGCCCCGGAATCGGTCGCTTTGATCAAACAGCTCCAAGCCGCGCCGATGCCTCCCGACTCAGATACACCACCAGCCAACCCGGCTTACCTGGAACAGATCGAACGCGTCCTCATTAAATTTGCAGAGCACCACTACGACCTGCCCCCACACGTCCGCCAAACCGCCGCCGCCATGCTTCATGCCGAAATATTGAAAGGTTGCATACAGCCCTAA